A region of the Ctenopharyngodon idella isolate HZGC_01 chromosome 2, HZGC01, whole genome shotgun sequence genome:
TCTCAATTGCCAAAATTTGTGCATTTGCTTGAGTCACTGAATTACAACACACAGCATACATTTTCTGTCATATAATGCTTTAAATACTGGCACTTTTGATGTCTCATTCAGcagataaaataaacaaatctggTATATATGAGAAAACACCAAAACAGTATGTCAATGAAGAAAAAAGATTTGAACCAAATCCTTGAGTCATTAAAATTAGCTCATCACAATGAGGTTTCTTTTTTATGGTCAGCACGGCCATAGTATCACATTTCTCTGGGCATCAAATAAATGTGCACAGCTATGCAGTGTAATCAGATCTCCTACTGTACATTCTAAGCATCATCAATTTGTTGTCTTGTGCTATCTTGCAAGCCAACGTCTCACAATCAGTATTTTAACGTCAAACAGAAAACCTTATACACATAGAGAGGTCAGTCCATaccagcagcagcagatctCCTTGAAGGTCTTCCTCATCTCTTGGCTCCTGAAGGCATAGATGAGAGGGTCTATGACTGAGTTGCACATAATGAGTATCAGATACATGTTGAAGTGAGACATAAAGCAGATGCAATAGGGGTTCCGGGGGCAGGAGATCATGAGGATGAGGTGCAAGAAAAAGGGAGCCCAGCACACTACGAATACCCCCAGCAGGATAGTGATGGTGATGGCACCCTTCATATTTGCTGCCTGCCAGATAGGGCCATTGCCAGGGAGGGCAGCAATGCGCTTCATGTGCAGCCGGGCTAGAAGAAACATGTGGACGTAGAGCGAGGCCATTAGCGCCAACATGGTGAAGAACATGCTGATAAGGCAGATGAGAACGGTGGTGCTCTCCGAGTACACAATAAAGAGCACACCAGAGACTGTGCAGAAGGTCCAGATGCAGGTTATGATGGTTCCCGCCCGCCGCTGGGTCATGATGTTGTGGTAGCGCAAGGCGTAGAATATCGTGATGTACCGGTCCACCGCGATGGCCAACAAACTCCAAATGGAGGCTAAAAGTGAGCTGCAGATCATCGAGTCAAAAATGTTGTCCATGTTCTTGATGATGCTCTCACGGTTGGTCAGATTGCCCCCCGTGATGAGCGCCATCACGACCGTTTCTGAAGCATTGGAAACACTGACCAACAAGTCTGCTACGGCTAAACTGCAGATAAAGAAATACATGGGAGAATGAAGGTTCTTGTT
Encoded here:
- the mc4r gene encoding melanocortin receptor 4, producing MNTSHHHGLHHSYRNHSQGTLPVGKPDQGERGSASGCYEQLLISTEVFLTLGLVSLLENILVIAAIVKNKNLHSPMYFFICSLAVADLLVSVSNASETVVMALITGGNLTNRESIIKNMDNIFDSMICSSLLASIWSLLAIAVDRYITIFYALRYHNIMTQRRAGTIITCIWTFCTVSGVLFIVYSESTTVLICLISMFFTMLALMASLYVHMFLLARLHMKRIAALPGNGPIWQAANMKGAITITILLGVFVVCWAPFFLHLILMISCPRNPYCICFMSHFNMYLILIMCNSVIDPLIYAFRSQEMRKTFKEICCCWYGLTSLCV